Proteins encoded together in one Bacteroidales bacterium window:
- a CDS encoding DUF502 domain-containing protein, producing the protein MERNSIYKRLLRYFFQGLLFTGPVVITVYSVWVMFVWVDGLLYKHIEEYLEISIPGLGLITVLAMITLVGYLGKSFLFRPLAMYFDKMLSRTPFIKIIYTSVKDLIAAFVGQKRRFNQPVLVKVSADGSIEKIGFITDEDLSMIGISENKIAVYLPHSYAWSGNLFIVPAKNVTKIDASATEVMKYIISAGVTKI; encoded by the coding sequence ATGGAAAGGAATAGCATTTACAAACGTTTACTCAGATACTTTTTCCAGGGATTGCTTTTTACGGGCCCGGTTGTTATTACGGTGTACTCTGTTTGGGTGATGTTCGTTTGGGTGGATGGACTGCTGTATAAGCACATCGAGGAATACCTTGAAATTTCGATACCCGGACTGGGATTGATCACCGTGCTTGCTATGATCACATTGGTAGGCTACCTTGGGAAATCTTTCCTTTTCAGGCCGCTGGCAATGTATTTCGATAAGATGCTGAGCCGTACCCCTTTTATCAAAATCATCTACACTTCGGTGAAAGACCTGATTGCTGCCTTTGTTGGGCAAAAGCGCAGATTTAATCAGCCGGTGCTTGTTAAGGTAAGTGCCGACGGAAGTATCGAAAAGATCGGTTTTATAACAGATGAAGACCTCAGCATGATCGGTATTTCGGAAAATAAAATAGCGGTTTACCTGCCCCATTCTTACGCCTGGTCGGGAAACCTGTTCATTGTTCCGGCAAAAAATGTTACAAAAATTGATGCATCAGCCACCGAAGTGATGAAATATATCATCTCTGCCGGAGTTACAAAGATTTAA
- a CDS encoding HigA family addiction module antidote protein codes for MEKLQNVHPGEILNEEFLIPMNITAYRLSKDTEIPQTRISQILKGQRSITADTALRLSLYFGNSPKFWLGLQDDYDIEEEKKSKLELFKRIKRIHFSEPL; via the coding sequence ATGGAAAAATTACAAAATGTGCACCCGGGCGAAATTTTAAATGAAGAATTTCTGATTCCTATGAATATAACAGCATACCGGTTATCAAAGGATACTGAAATTCCTCAGACACGAATTTCTCAGATTTTGAAAGGACAGAGAAGTATAACCGCAGACACAGCACTAAGACTAAGTTTATACTTTGGTAACAGTCCAAAATTTTGGCTTGGACTGCAAGATGACTACGACATTGAAGAGGAAAAGAAGAGTAAATTAGAATTGTTTAAACGAATTAAGCGAATTCATTTTAGCGAGCCATTATAA